In Microbacterium esteraromaticum, the following proteins share a genomic window:
- a CDS encoding ferredoxin--NADP reductase, giving the protein MITAFLAMRQRVLAVLGAISMYRLVLFALAALAVIALGLSLAGLVGPSAGEILASFAVLSVAISVVDAIAQRALRLPWRIESSLVTALILLFVLQPSLTLPGLGGTALAGVLASLSKYLIAWRGRHIVNPAAFGAAVVTILGLGTFSAWWVGTPWLSPFVALFGLVVLWRTEKVRLVLVFLIVVVVVSVVRQVVQAQTFGVPFDAGDALVGAITQTPYLFLGAFMLSEPLTLPPRRWQQFSVAALVGVLAGWPIAIGTLFTLGQERALLIGNLLAFAFALRGSVRLVLTKREFITPTAQELTFRAKGRVRFIAGQYVELEVPHRNPDARGTRREFSIVSAPADLPTLRIAYKDGDQKHPSSYKRALKAAEPGAVLAVTGTWGDFVLPRGASPVLMVAAGIGVTPFVSQLRQLQATGVTRDVVLVYVASEAAELAFRDELAATGARTIVFTRDEPADLPAHWTWAQGIRLDAEGLQRVVPDLASRHAFISGPPRLIADLAPALQKARGVTTDAFAGY; this is encoded by the coding sequence GTGATCACTGCGTTTCTCGCCATGCGGCAGCGGGTGCTGGCCGTGCTCGGCGCCATCTCGATGTACCGTCTCGTGCTCTTCGCTCTCGCCGCGCTGGCGGTGATCGCCCTCGGACTCTCGCTCGCCGGTCTCGTCGGGCCCTCAGCGGGCGAGATCCTCGCGTCGTTCGCGGTGCTGTCAGTGGCGATCTCCGTGGTCGACGCGATCGCGCAGCGCGCGCTGCGACTGCCGTGGCGCATCGAGTCATCGCTTGTCACCGCGCTGATCCTGCTCTTCGTGCTGCAGCCGTCGCTGACGCTCCCCGGGCTCGGCGGCACGGCGCTCGCCGGAGTGCTCGCCAGCCTGTCGAAGTACCTCATCGCGTGGCGGGGGCGCCACATCGTCAACCCGGCTGCCTTCGGCGCCGCGGTCGTGACGATCCTGGGGCTGGGCACGTTCTCGGCGTGGTGGGTCGGCACGCCCTGGCTGTCGCCGTTCGTCGCGCTGTTCGGCCTGGTGGTGCTGTGGCGCACCGAGAAGGTGCGACTCGTGCTCGTCTTCCTGATCGTGGTCGTCGTGGTCTCGGTGGTGCGCCAGGTCGTGCAGGCGCAGACGTTCGGCGTGCCGTTCGACGCGGGCGATGCCCTCGTCGGCGCGATCACGCAGACCCCGTATCTGTTCCTGGGCGCGTTCATGCTGTCAGAGCCACTGACCCTGCCGCCTCGGCGGTGGCAGCAGTTCAGCGTCGCGGCGCTTGTCGGCGTGCTCGCCGGCTGGCCGATCGCGATCGGCACGCTGTTCACGCTCGGACAGGAGCGCGCGCTGCTGATCGGCAACCTGCTCGCCTTCGCCTTCGCGCTGCGCGGCTCGGTGCGCCTCGTGCTCACGAAGCGAGAGTTCATCACGCCCACCGCGCAGGAACTCACCTTCCGAGCCAAGGGCCGGGTGCGATTCATCGCCGGACAGTACGTCGAGCTGGAGGTGCCGCACCGCAATCCGGATGCCCGTGGCACTCGTCGCGAGTTCAGCATCGTGTCCGCTCCTGCCGACCTCCCGACGCTGCGCATCGCCTACAAGGACGGCGATCAGAAGCACCCCTCCAGCTACAAGCGAGCGCTCAAGGCCGCTGAGCCGGGAGCGGTGCTGGCGGTCACGGGCACCTGGGGGGACTTCGTGCTGCCGCGCGGCGCGTCACCTGTGCTCATGGTCGCCGCGGGTATCGGCGTGACACCGTTCGTGTCGCAGCTGCGGCAGCTGCAGGCCACCGGCGTGACGCGCGATGTCGTGCTGGTCTACGTGGCGTCGGAGGCCGCGGAGCTCGCCTTCCGCGACGAGCTCGCCGCGACCGGTGCGCGAACGATCGTGTTCACGCGCGACGAACCGGCCGACCTGCCCGCGCACTGGACCTGGGCGCAGGGCATCCGCCTTGATGCCGAGGGCCTGCAGCGCGTCGTGCCCGACCTGGCGAGCCGTCACGCGTTCATCTCAGGACCGCCGCGGCTCATCGCCGATCTGGCACCGGCGCTGCAGAAGGCGCGCGGCGTCACCACCGACGCGTTCGCCGGCTACTGA
- a CDS encoding FAD:protein FMN transferase produces MHAWRFDAIGTRWEIETAESLGDGDRARIQSIIGSFDETWSRFRDDSVVSALRERGGSAPLDPDAAADAQAMLDVYRELDLATHGAVNPLIGAALEALGYDAALSLQAGPALQAPGDWRTRLRADAGALVLEGAAVIDVGAVGKGRLVDLISDALEGNAGRVTVDGSGDLRVRGGTARVALEHPYDPAFAIGVVEVADAALCASGVTRRSWAGGLHHVLDGRTGLPVRTWAATWALAGDALHADAVATALFFDGGPPLADRWGVEWVRMSTDGRVERSAGFPGEVFTAGGGRRQGGEDAEE; encoded by the coding sequence ATGCACGCCTGGCGGTTCGACGCCATCGGGACGCGCTGGGAGATCGAGACCGCCGAATCGCTCGGCGACGGCGATCGCGCCCGGATCCAGAGCATCATCGGCTCTTTCGACGAGACCTGGTCTCGTTTCAGAGACGACTCGGTCGTCTCCGCGCTGCGGGAGCGAGGCGGATCCGCGCCGCTCGATCCGGATGCTGCCGCCGACGCCCAGGCGATGCTCGACGTCTACCGTGAGCTGGATCTCGCGACGCACGGCGCGGTGAACCCGCTGATCGGCGCGGCGCTCGAGGCGCTCGGCTACGACGCCGCGCTGAGCCTGCAGGCCGGCCCCGCGCTGCAGGCGCCCGGCGACTGGCGGACCCGACTGCGCGCTGACGCCGGTGCGCTGGTGCTGGAGGGTGCGGCCGTCATCGATGTCGGCGCGGTCGGCAAGGGCCGGCTGGTCGACCTGATCAGCGACGCGCTCGAAGGCAACGCCGGGCGGGTCACCGTCGACGGCAGCGGCGACCTGCGCGTACGGGGCGGCACGGCTCGGGTCGCGTTGGAGCACCCGTATGACCCGGCCTTTGCGATCGGAGTGGTGGAGGTGGCGGATGCCGCACTCTGCGCCTCCGGTGTCACGCGTCGCTCGTGGGCCGGCGGGCTGCATCACGTGCTCGACGGACGCACGGGCCTGCCGGTGCGCACCTGGGCTGCGACCTGGGCGCTCGCGGGCGACGCACTGCACGCGGATGCCGTCGCCACGGCGCTGTTCTTCGACGGGGGCCCGCCGCTCGCCGATCGCTGGGGCGTCGAATGGGTGAGGATGTCGACGGACGGGCGCGTGGAACGTTCTGCCGGTTTCCCCGGTGAGGTGTTCACCGCGGGCGGTGGGCGGCGCCAGGGCGGCGAGGATGCGGAAGAGTAG
- a CDS encoding FMN-binding protein, with protein sequence MNQHPVARTGTALLGIAGALVLAGCSGAADAETGDAAPGTSSDVTAPYADGTYTAEGSYQTPETVETIEVALTIADDAVSDVTVVGDPIAPESKNYQGQFIAGISDEIVGVKVDDLDVDRVAGSSLTSEGFDQALAKIKDEAAAAAE encoded by the coding sequence ATGAACCAGCATCCCGTCGCCCGTACCGGAACCGCTCTGCTCGGCATCGCCGGCGCCCTCGTGCTCGCGGGATGCTCCGGCGCAGCAGACGCCGAGACAGGCGACGCGGCTCCGGGTACGTCGAGCGACGTGACAGCGCCGTACGCCGACGGCACGTATACGGCCGAAGGGTCGTATCAGACGCCCGAGACGGTCGAGACGATCGAGGTGGCCCTCACGATCGCCGATGATGCGGTCAGCGATGTCACGGTGGTCGGCGACCCGATCGCCCCCGAGTCGAAGAACTACCAGGGGCAGTTCATCGCGGGCATCTCGGACGAGATCGTCGGAGTGAAGGTCGACGATCTGGACGTCGACCGCGTTGCCGGGTCCTCGCTGACCAGCGAGGGCTTCGACCAGGCGCTCGCGAAGATCAAGGACGAGGCCGCCGCCGCGGCCGAGTGA
- a CDS encoding ribose-phosphate diphosphokinase — MGRKKKTAALDREKGVAPGLIAKTKKRLVVAGGRSHPELTAAVAAALGQEVAPVEHRTFASGEIYARFEVSIRGCDLFIVQSFGEPVNEWLMETLIMLDAAKRASAKRITVVAPYYPYSRQDKKGRGREPISARLVADMLKVAGADRVMSVDLHAAQIQGFFDGPVDHLFAKPVLLEHFEGTLTAEDRETLTIVSPDMGRVRVADTWSDSLGAPLAIIHKRRDPKVANQVSVHEIVGTVDDRTCLLVDDMIDTGGTIVKAAQALKANGARKVIVAATHAVFSDPASERLQDAAIDQVVITDTIPLTESRRWEGLTILPIAPLLATAIRQVFEDGSVTSMFGGDA; from the coding sequence ATGGGGCGCAAGAAGAAGACGGCTGCACTCGACCGTGAGAAGGGCGTCGCACCCGGACTCATCGCGAAGACGAAGAAGCGGCTGGTCGTCGCGGGCGGACGCTCGCATCCCGAGCTGACAGCGGCCGTCGCCGCGGCTCTCGGCCAGGAGGTCGCTCCCGTCGAGCACCGCACCTTCGCCTCGGGTGAGATCTACGCCCGGTTCGAGGTCTCGATCCGCGGCTGCGACCTGTTCATCGTGCAGTCGTTCGGCGAGCCGGTGAACGAGTGGCTGATGGAGACGCTGATCATGCTCGACGCGGCCAAGCGCGCGTCGGCCAAGCGGATCACCGTCGTCGCGCCGTACTACCCGTACTCACGTCAGGACAAGAAGGGTCGTGGCCGCGAGCCGATCTCGGCCCGTCTCGTCGCGGACATGCTCAAGGTCGCCGGTGCTGATCGCGTGATGAGCGTCGACCTGCACGCCGCGCAGATCCAGGGCTTCTTCGACGGACCAGTCGACCACCTCTTCGCCAAGCCCGTGCTGCTCGAGCACTTCGAGGGAACCCTCACCGCGGAAGACCGCGAGACGCTCACGATCGTGTCGCCCGACATGGGCCGCGTGCGCGTCGCCGACACCTGGTCCGACAGCCTCGGTGCGCCGCTCGCGATCATCCACAAGCGCCGCGATCCGAAGGTCGCCAACCAGGTCTCGGTGCACGAGATCGTCGGAACCGTCGACGACCGCACCTGCCTCCTCGTCGACGACATGATCGACACAGGCGGCACCATCGTCAAGGCCGCCCAGGCGCTCAAGGCGAACGGTGCCCGCAAGGTGATCGTCGCCGCGACGCACGCCGTGTTCAGCGATCCGGCATCCGAGCGCCTGCAGGACGCGGCGATCGACCAGGTCGTCATCACCGACACCATCCCGCTCACCGAATCGCGTCGCTGGGAGGGGCTCACGATCCTGCCGATCGCGCCGCTGCTGGCGACCGCGATCCGCCAGGTCTTCGAGGACGGCTCGGTCACGAGCATGTTCGGCGGAGACGCCTGA
- the glmU gene encoding bifunctional UDP-N-acetylglucosamine diphosphorylase/glucosamine-1-phosphate N-acetyltransferase GlmU, translated as MTQNNLAIVVLAAGQGTRMKSRRPKVLHEIAGRPLVGHVLTTARSLGAAHIEVVVRHEREQVVSALAADYPDAVFVDQDDVPGTGRAVQVAIDALPADFDGDVLVLSGDCPLADADTLSAFLDEHRASGAPATLMTAVVDDPTGYGRVIRDADGGVDRIVEQKDASEDEAAVSEINAGMYVFRSETLRRYLPEIGVDNAQGEMYLTDVPGLLRRDGDRVAASVVSDVSVTFGVNDRAQLALVGRLLNQRIVRRWQREGVTIVDPETTWIDDDAKLSADVTILPNTQILRATVIAAGATVGPDTTLVDCEVGEDAVVKRTDANLAVIGANATVGPFSFLRPGTVLGAGGKIGAYVETKNAEIGEGSKVPHLSYVGDATIGRGVNLGASTITANYDDVSKHRTVVGDEVHTGSHTVLVAPVRLGAGAKTGAGAVVRKDVPAGALAMSVAPQRNIDGWVEKNRAGTGAADAAARERSAE; from the coding sequence ATGACGCAGAACAATCTCGCCATCGTCGTGCTCGCCGCAGGGCAGGGCACGCGCATGAAGTCCCGTCGTCCGAAGGTGCTGCATGAGATCGCCGGGCGCCCGCTCGTCGGCCACGTGCTCACCACCGCGCGCTCGCTCGGTGCCGCGCACATCGAGGTCGTCGTCAGGCACGAGCGCGAGCAGGTCGTGAGCGCCCTCGCGGCCGACTATCCCGACGCGGTCTTCGTCGATCAGGACGACGTGCCTGGCACTGGTCGCGCGGTGCAGGTCGCGATCGATGCGCTGCCTGCCGACTTCGACGGAGACGTGCTCGTCCTCTCGGGCGACTGCCCGCTCGCCGACGCCGACACGCTCTCGGCCTTCCTCGACGAGCACCGCGCCTCGGGTGCACCGGCGACCCTGATGACCGCTGTGGTCGACGACCCGACCGGGTACGGCCGAGTGATCCGCGACGCCGACGGGGGCGTCGACCGGATCGTCGAGCAGAAGGATGCCAGCGAGGACGAAGCCGCGGTCAGCGAGATCAACGCGGGCATGTACGTCTTCCGTTCAGAGACGCTGCGTCGCTACCTGCCTGAGATCGGCGTCGACAACGCGCAGGGCGAGATGTACCTCACCGATGTGCCTGGCCTGCTTCGTCGCGACGGCGACCGCGTGGCGGCATCCGTCGTCTCCGACGTCTCCGTCACCTTCGGCGTCAACGACCGCGCTCAGCTCGCGCTCGTCGGACGCCTGCTCAACCAGCGCATCGTTCGTCGCTGGCAGCGCGAGGGCGTCACGATCGTCGACCCCGAGACCACGTGGATCGACGACGACGCGAAGCTCTCCGCCGATGTCACGATCCTGCCGAACACCCAGATCCTGCGTGCCACGGTCATCGCCGCCGGCGCGACGGTCGGCCCCGACACCACGCTGGTCGACTGCGAGGTCGGCGAGGACGCCGTGGTCAAGCGCACCGACGCGAACCTCGCGGTCATCGGGGCGAACGCGACCGTGGGCCCCTTCTCGTTCCTGCGTCCAGGCACCGTGCTCGGCGCGGGCGGCAAGATCGGCGCCTACGTCGAGACCAAGAACGCCGAGATCGGCGAGGGCAGCAAGGTGCCCCACCTGTCTTATGTGGGCGATGCCACGATCGGCCGCGGCGTGAACCTCGGCGCCAGTACGATCACCGCGAACTACGACGACGTGAGCAAGCACCGCACCGTGGTGGGCGACGAGGTGCACACCGGCTCGCACACGGTGCTGGTCGCGCCCGTTAGGCTGGGAGCTGGTGCGAAGACCGGTGCCGGCGCCGTCGTCCGCAAGGACGTCCCCGCGGGTGCGCTGGCTATGAGCGTCGCCCCCCAGAGGAACATCGACGGGTGGGTCGAGAAGAACCGAGCAGGCACGGGGGCAGCGGACGCTGCCGCCCGGGAACGATCAGCAGAATAG
- a CDS encoding MarR family winged helix-turn-helix transcriptional regulator, whose protein sequence is MSEADEVDRIVGAWNTQRPDLDFSPLEVLSRMDRLSRHLDRARRDVFRRSDIEPWEWDVLSALRRAGAPFQLSPKQLLQQTLVSSGTMTNRIDRLVGRRFVRREADPQDGRSVLVTLTDDGRVRVDAAITRLVDAEAVLLRALPRADRERLAGLLRKLSLSFDS, encoded by the coding sequence ATGAGCGAGGCGGATGAGGTCGACCGGATCGTCGGCGCCTGGAACACCCAGCGTCCCGACCTGGACTTCTCACCGCTCGAGGTGCTCTCACGCATGGACCGGCTGTCGCGACATCTCGACCGCGCGCGGCGAGACGTGTTCCGCCGCAGCGACATCGAGCCGTGGGAGTGGGACGTGCTGTCGGCGCTGCGCCGAGCGGGCGCACCCTTCCAGCTCTCCCCAAAGCAGCTGCTGCAGCAGACCCTCGTCTCGAGCGGCACCATGACCAATCGCATCGATCGTCTCGTGGGTCGTCGCTTCGTCCGCCGCGAGGCGGATCCGCAGGACGGCCGCAGTGTGCTGGTGACCCTGACCGATGACGGACGGGTCCGAGTGGATGCGGCGATCACCCGCCTCGTCGACGCCGAGGCGGTGCTGCTGCGCGCCCTGCCCCGCGCCGACCGCGAGCGGCTCGCCGGCCTGCTGCGCAAGCTCAGCCTGAGCTTCGATTCGTGA
- a CDS encoding pseudouridine synthase has protein sequence MASPLPVRDGVGATRLHLPMAGPWATVGAYMAERFFHLEPERLLARFDRGEIVARDGTPLGRETPLGAHEFVWYYREPPVEREIPFEIEVLHHDRDLVVADKPHFLPTTPGGKYLQNSALVRLRNLLGIPELTPIHRLDRATAGLLMFSTRPETRGAYQLLFERRQVEKVYEAVSALPSGWDPASPALAGHPFPIVHRNHIEKLRAHVCVKVDDTREPNSETLIELRGFDDQVVHTLLRPHSGRMHQLRVHLAALGAGILNDGFYPDLLPEAPDDFDRPLQLLARELRFTDPLSGAPREFTTRRTLRFAPIGA, from the coding sequence ATGGCATCGCCCCTGCCGGTGCGCGACGGCGTCGGGGCGACACGGCTGCACCTGCCGATGGCCGGCCCCTGGGCGACGGTCGGCGCATACATGGCCGAGCGCTTCTTCCACCTCGAGCCCGAGCGACTGCTGGCCCGGTTCGACCGCGGTGAGATCGTCGCTCGCGACGGCACGCCGCTGGGCCGCGAGACCCCCCTCGGGGCACACGAGTTCGTCTGGTACTACCGCGAGCCGCCGGTCGAGCGGGAGATCCCCTTCGAGATCGAGGTGCTGCATCACGACCGCGACCTGGTCGTCGCCGACAAGCCGCACTTCCTGCCGACCACGCCCGGCGGCAAGTACCTGCAGAACTCGGCGCTGGTCCGGCTGCGCAATCTGCTCGGCATTCCGGAGCTGACCCCGATCCACCGGCTCGACCGGGCGACCGCCGGGCTACTGATGTTCTCGACCCGGCCCGAGACCCGCGGGGCCTACCAGCTGCTGTTCGAGCGCCGGCAGGTCGAGAAGGTGTACGAGGCGGTCTCGGCGCTTCCCTCGGGGTGGGATCCGGCTTCCCCTGCTCTCGCCGGTCACCCGTTTCCCATCGTCCACCGCAACCACATCGAGAAGCTGCGCGCGCACGTGTGCGTGAAGGTCGACGACACCCGTGAGCCCAATTCCGAGACCCTCATCGAGCTGCGAGGCTTCGACGACCAGGTCGTGCACACGCTGCTGCGCCCGCACTCGGGGCGCATGCATCAGCTCCGGGTGCATCTCGCAGCTCTCGGCGCGGGCATCCTGAACGACGGCTTCTATCCCGACCTGCTGCCCGAGGCGCCGGACGACTTCGACAGACCGCTGCAGCTGCTCGCGCGCGAGCTGCGGTTCACCGACCCGCTCAGCGGCGCGCCGCGCGAGTTCACCACCCGGCGCACCCTGCGCTTCGCGCCTATCGGCGCATGA
- a CDS encoding methionine ABC transporter permease: MDRLIELSPEFWQAAVETLYMVSLTLLFGGILGGLIGVGLYLTRPGGMLQNRPVSFLLNLFINFFRPIPFVILITVLIPFSRLVVGSGIGTNAAIVALVVASMFAIGRIVEQHLVGVSPGVIEAARAMGAGPWRTLFTVVIPEALGPLVLGYTFVIVALIDMTAMAGYIGAGGLGNFALTYGRRQFEPVVMWAAVLLIVVFVHLAQTLGTWLARRIMRR, from the coding sequence ATGGATCGTCTCATCGAGCTCTCGCCGGAGTTCTGGCAGGCAGCGGTCGAGACGCTGTACATGGTGTCGCTGACGCTGCTGTTCGGTGGCATCCTCGGCGGGCTGATCGGCGTCGGCCTCTACCTGACCCGACCGGGCGGGATGCTGCAGAACCGGCCGGTGTCGTTCCTGCTCAACCTGTTCATCAACTTCTTCCGCCCGATCCCGTTCGTGATCCTCATCACCGTGCTGATCCCGTTCTCGCGCCTGGTCGTGGGCAGCGGCATCGGCACGAACGCGGCGATCGTCGCGCTCGTCGTCGCATCGATGTTCGCGATCGGCCGGATCGTCGAGCAGCACCTGGTCGGCGTGTCACCCGGCGTGATCGAGGCGGCGCGAGCGATGGGCGCCGGTCCCTGGCGCACGCTGTTCACGGTCGTGATCCCCGAGGCGCTCGGCCCGCTGGTGCTCGGCTACACCTTCGTGATCGTCGCACTGATCGACATGACGGCGATGGCCGGCTACATCGGCGCGGGCGGCCTGGGCAACTTCGCGCTCACCTACGGGCGTCGTCAGTTCGAGCCCGTGGTGATGTGGGCGGCCGTGCTGCTCATCGTCGTTTTCGTGCACCTGGCGCAGACGCTGGGTACCTGGCTCGCCAGGCGGATCATGCGCCGATAG
- a CDS encoding methionine ABC transporter ATP-binding protein, with protein MPIVSLENVSKRYPSPQRAGDQVIAVDDVTLHIEKGDVYGIIGYSGAGKSTLVRLINALEPATAGRITVGDIEITSLGERRLREVRSGIGMIFQQFNLFSAKTVRANIAYPLKLAGWSKADIDARVTELLSFVGLSDKARSYPEQLSGGQKQRVGIARALATRPAILLADEATSALDPETTHEVLALLKRVNEEQGVTIIVITHEMDVIQTIATKVAVMDRGRVIEHGDVFDVFSAPRHPASQRFVGTVVKGIPSPSERAVLRERHSGRLVTFSFRDGGPSQAQLFVDLADAGLDFELVYGGINDIRGRAFGHLTLAIRGDGQRIDAALARIAEQVEVTDIDREEER; from the coding sequence ATGCCCATCGTCTCGCTCGAGAACGTGTCGAAGCGATACCCGTCCCCGCAGCGCGCGGGAGACCAGGTCATCGCCGTCGACGACGTCACCCTGCACATCGAGAAGGGAGACGTGTACGGGATCATCGGGTACTCCGGCGCGGGCAAATCCACTCTCGTGCGCCTGATCAACGCTCTCGAGCCCGCGACCGCCGGCCGGATCACGGTCGGCGACATCGAGATCACCTCTCTCGGCGAGCGCAGGCTGCGCGAGGTGCGCAGCGGCATCGGCATGATCTTCCAGCAGTTCAACCTCTTCTCGGCGAAGACGGTCAGGGCGAACATCGCGTACCCCCTCAAGCTCGCCGGCTGGTCGAAGGCCGACATCGACGCGAGGGTCACCGAGCTGCTCTCGTTCGTCGGCCTGAGCGACAAGGCGCGGTCGTACCCCGAGCAGCTCTCTGGCGGGCAGAAGCAGCGCGTCGGGATCGCCCGCGCGCTCGCCACCCGGCCCGCGATCCTGCTCGCCGACGAGGCGACCAGCGCGCTCGATCCCGAGACGACGCACGAGGTGCTCGCACTGCTCAAGCGCGTCAACGAAGAGCAGGGCGTGACGATCATCGTGATCACCCACGAGATGGACGTGATCCAGACCATCGCGACGAAGGTCGCGGTGATGGACCGCGGTCGCGTCATCGAGCACGGTGACGTCTTCGACGTGTTCTCCGCGCCCCGGCATCCGGCTTCGCAGCGTTTCGTCGGAACTGTGGTCAAGGGCATCCCGTCGCCGTCCGAGAGAGCGGTGCTGCGCGAGCGGCACAGCGGACGTCTGGTGACGTTCTCGTTCCGCGACGGAGGCCCTTCTCAGGCGCAGCTCTTCGTCGACCTCGCCGACGCCGGTCTCGACTTCGAGCTCGTGTACGGCGGCATCAACGACATCCGAGGGCGCGCCTTCGGACATCTGACCCTCGCGATCCGAGGAGACGGGCAGCGCATCGACGCGGCGCTCGCACGCATCGCCGAACAGGTCGAAGTGACCGACATCGACCGGGAGGAGGAGCGCTGA
- a CDS encoding MetQ/NlpA family ABC transporter substrate-binding protein codes for MSRRFTTLAAAAAAVALVAGLAGCASADADADKPASGADGDVIKIGVVGKSDPQWPAFEKAAEAAGIDIELVDFGSYELPNPALTEGEIDLNQFQHVIYLAQYNQASGEDLAAIGSTQTYPLGLYSSKYDDVKDIEKGETVAVPDDASNQARGLLVLQSAGLIELKDGGSPFSDLNDVDEAKSKVKVTALEAALTPEALPDVAAAIINNDFVEQAGLTFDDALFTDDASDPAAAPYVNIFASRAEDVDNKTYLKLIEIFQTDEAVQKGLSESSGGTGVTVQLPQADLEKTLAKVQKDVADNS; via the coding sequence ATGTCCCGCCGCTTCACCACCCTCGCCGCCGCAGCCGCAGCGGTCGCCCTCGTCGCCGGCCTCGCAGGCTGCGCCTCCGCCGACGCCGACGCCGACAAGCCCGCCTCCGGTGCGGACGGCGATGTCATCAAGATCGGCGTGGTCGGCAAGAGCGACCCCCAGTGGCCGGCATTCGAGAAGGCTGCCGAGGCCGCGGGCATCGACATCGAGCTCGTCGACTTCGGCTCCTACGAGCTCCCCAACCCGGCGCTGACCGAGGGCGAGATCGACCTCAACCAGTTCCAGCACGTGATCTACCTGGCGCAGTACAACCAGGCATCCGGTGAGGACCTGGCCGCGATCGGCTCCACGCAGACCTACCCGCTCGGGCTGTACTCGTCGAAGTACGACGATGTGAAGGACATCGAGAAGGGCGAGACCGTCGCCGTCCCGGACGACGCGTCGAACCAGGCCCGCGGCCTGCTCGTGCTCCAGTCGGCGGGCCTCATCGAGCTCAAGGACGGCGGATCGCCGTTCTCCGACCTCAACGACGTCGACGAGGCGAAGTCGAAGGTCAAGGTCACCGCCCTCGAAGCCGCGCTCACGCCCGAGGCTCTGCCCGATGTCGCCGCGGCGATCATCAACAACGACTTCGTCGAGCAGGCCGGTCTCACGTTCGACGACGCGCTCTTCACCGACGACGCCTCGGACCCTGCCGCTGCGCCATACGTCAACATCTTCGCCTCGCGCGCCGAGGACGTCGACAACAAGACGTACCTGAAGCTGATCGAGATCTTCCAGACCGACGAGGCGGTCCAGAAGGGCCTCTCGGAGTCGTCGGGTGGAACCGGCGTCACGGTCCAGCTCCCGCAGGCCGACCTCGAGAAGACGCTGGCGAAGGTCCAGAAGGACGTCGCTGACAACAGCTGA
- a CDS encoding MarR family winged helix-turn-helix transcriptional regulator — translation MPQEKPSQARIVMHDPRLNDPAQEIVRTGDLAAGELESVLEVLDAMRRWREAERETSEASQKYMKLGASDMRALRMLIAAGNQNVPITPSAMAGHLGISAASTTKLLDRLERGGHIVRLAHPDDRRSLVIQVTEHTRLAARATVGREHARRFDVVAALAPEQRRVIADFFDAMAATAQRDAV, via the coding sequence ATGCCTCAGGAGAAGCCGAGTCAGGCCCGGATCGTCATGCACGATCCGCGCCTGAACGACCCGGCGCAGGAGATCGTGCGCACCGGCGATCTCGCCGCGGGCGAATTGGAGAGCGTCCTGGAAGTGCTCGACGCGATGCGTCGCTGGCGCGAGGCCGAGCGCGAGACGAGCGAGGCCTCGCAGAAGTACATGAAGCTCGGCGCGAGCGATATGCGCGCGCTGCGCATGCTCATAGCCGCCGGCAACCAGAACGTCCCGATCACGCCGAGCGCCATGGCCGGTCATCTGGGCATCTCGGCGGCGTCGACCACCAAGCTCCTCGACCGCCTCGAACGGGGCGGCCACATCGTGCGGCTCGCGCACCCCGACGATCGCCGCAGCCTCGTCATCCAGGTGACGGAGCACACTCGGCTCGCCGCCCGTGCCACGGTGGGCCGGGAGCACGCCAGGCGCTTCGACGTGGTCGCCGCGCTCGCTCCCGAGCAGCGCCGTGTCATCGCCGACTTCTTCGACGCGATGGCCGCGACGGCTCAGCGTGACGCTGTGTGA